A genome region from Candidatus Kuenenbacteria bacterium includes the following:
- the amrB gene encoding AmmeMemoRadiSam system protein B, which yields MIKFAALCPHPPLAIPAIGQNNITKLETTINSLQKINDELISIKPDTLVIISPHNQSPSTEFSVNASPKYFGSLENFGDLATKLELAADTELAEIIGAGSTKNTENFDIKLINEEKIDYGATIPLFYLTQDIIGLKILAIHPTISYDPQKNYNFGKHLQKIFKNSDKKIAIVASGDLSHKISGDSPAGTSPRAKEFDHTLIKSLKRKKINEILSIDESLSKEAEECGLKPIAILLGALHHTAYTPQILSYEHPFGIGYLTAEMILKN from the coding sequence ATGATAAAATTTGCAGCTCTTTGCCCTCACCCGCCGCTCGCTATACCGGCCATTGGGCAAAACAATATAACCAAATTAGAAACGACTATAAATTCCCTCCAAAAAATCAACGATGAACTCATTTCTATAAAACCAGATACGCTTGTTATTATCTCACCCCACAATCAAAGCCCCTCTACTGAATTTTCCGTAAACGCATCTCCAAAATATTTTGGCTCATTAGAAAACTTTGGCGACCTAGCCACCAAATTAGAACTAGCGGCTGATACTGAGTTGGCTGAAATTATTGGCGCCGGCTCCACAAAAAACACCGAAAATTTTGATATCAAATTAATTAATGAAGAAAAAATAGATTACGGTGCCACCATCCCTCTTTTTTATCTCACCCAAGATATTATTGGCTTAAAAATTCTAGCCATCCATCCTACAATCTCCTACGACCCACAAAAAAATTACAACTTTGGCAAACACCTACAAAAAATATTCAAAAACTCAGATAAAAAAATAGCCATCGTGGCTTCTGGCGATCTTTCACATAAAATATCTGGCGACTCGCCTGCTGGTACCTCACCCCGGGCCAAAGAATTTGACCATACCCTGATAAAATCACTAAAAAGAAAAAAAATAAACGAAATTCTATCCATTGATGAATCACTTTCCAAAGAAGCTGAAGAGTGCGGCCTAAAACCAATTGCTATTTTACTTGGGGCACTCCACCATACTGCCTATACACCACAAATTCTATCCTATGAGCACCCTTTTGGCATCGGCTATCTGACCGCAGA
- a CDS encoding T9SS type A sorting domain-containing protein produces the protein MCKKKVYVEVLKMKKAMFLMFMLAVFLANVFAGNEPTYGVANVDGNASEWNLTNDFFADMYRAAKPDKPVESKLYLRYDCQTKTLYALVLVVPDVQALVLPDDAFIKLGNSTKLVDGNYGDDGVVPDFAWVGLSQSGQVATGWEASVHLEPGYYPDLNVHIQVIHDGQQTSAVKDRAIPLLIDCPPPTGEFKVGIKDDIFLGQKTLAWTGFKTGNQDGGCPGTYQAKGKVSIDTTAGQSVLNYSVSGLVVVTYECDGQYPPMAFSVVKDSLFAKVKGIWQLLGQKSFAGMTLACGQTWTGNFAYNFTYQPGMTKLKKVDVAYYGEGQSVRFEEEYNLPAPVMQNGCILVYHRWDGQPEKFLGQVCYTDQLPKVFNVDSTVTYSEPGDYSFKNYFRTSDGQSGEATHSFLIKECPPEKELELFKVWLYNGQEGVPPDVLENFRVVATSDIDKLVYAKIGGVLAWRDTQGNLRNKLKYILASSINVVEENPPFGWVNTGGLGQITPLNSKHYVYNSKEFTECDPDDFNVMIIVQKDGQPVAGVTMNVYIPVILGGDGDHLLTFNSDGSVTAKYVGKGNGDYVTGQCHSFDYWYYRWGGKGNLLENSLLCWDNKTLPTRPVVFELFAPQGQVFAINGQPKYTRSIRFDLKTPGMDAEGHVNIIPNFPEWYTDWVFELVGAAQFAANPITFAGAPERLVFEQGTPAFPGEDWNNAVDLDHDGWDGTVTAKGPANNPAGPAWATFSFADGKPRGITGIYMQTAGPGLSNERQAAKFDIYGSLDGVNYTRLLRQTREWGGALRNFNVAPMNVRYVKLVLNTPQYTSGNWRQLVEFGVVFGQVPSYARTTGEDELEIAAAPAEFQLEQNYPNPFNPVTSLRYQLSQDVHVTLAIFDISGQQVARLVDGNQAAGWHNVRWDAAGMPSGVYFARIVAGEFSDVKRMMLLK, from the coding sequence ATGTGTAAGAAGAAAGTTTATGTGGAGGTATTGAAAATGAAGAAAGCGATGTTTTTGATGTTTATGTTGGCCGTCTTTTTGGCCAATGTTTTCGCAGGCAATGAGCCAACCTATGGAGTGGCCAATGTTGACGGCAATGCCAGTGAATGGAACCTGACCAACGATTTTTTTGCCGACATGTATCGGGCAGCCAAGCCCGATAAACCAGTGGAGTCCAAACTCTACCTGCGTTACGACTGCCAGACCAAAACCCTGTATGCCTTGGTGCTGGTTGTGCCGGACGTGCAGGCCCTGGTCTTGCCCGACGATGCTTTCATAAAACTGGGCAACAGTACCAAACTGGTTGACGGCAATTATGGTGATGACGGTGTCGTGCCAGATTTTGCCTGGGTCGGTTTGAGCCAAAGTGGCCAGGTGGCTACGGGTTGGGAGGCCTCGGTTCATCTCGAGCCCGGCTATTACCCAGACCTTAATGTCCACATACAAGTGATCCACGACGGCCAACAAACTTCGGCTGTCAAAGATCGCGCGATCCCACTGCTTATTGATTGCCCACCCCCGACTGGTGAGTTCAAAGTGGGCATCAAGGATGATATTTTCCTTGGACAAAAAACGCTTGCCTGGACTGGTTTTAAAACCGGCAATCAGGATGGCGGTTGTCCTGGTACTTATCAAGCCAAAGGCAAGGTGTCGATCGATACCACGGCTGGACAAAGCGTGTTGAATTACAGCGTCAGTGGGCTGGTTGTCGTGACGTATGAATGCGACGGCCAGTACCCGCCCATGGCATTCAGTGTCGTCAAAGACAGTCTGTTCGCCAAAGTAAAAGGCATCTGGCAGCTTTTGGGCCAGAAATCTTTTGCTGGCATGACCCTTGCCTGCGGTCAGACATGGACTGGTAATTTTGCTTACAATTTTACTTATCAGCCCGGTATGACCAAACTGAAAAAGGTGGACGTGGCATATTACGGTGAGGGACAGTCTGTTCGTTTTGAAGAGGAATATAATCTGCCCGCGCCAGTCATGCAAAACGGCTGTATCCTGGTGTATCATCGCTGGGACGGCCAGCCGGAGAAATTTTTGGGCCAGGTTTGTTATACTGATCAACTGCCCAAAGTTTTCAATGTTGATTCCACCGTCACCTACAGCGAGCCGGGCGATTATAGCTTCAAAAACTATTTTCGCACCAGCGACGGTCAGAGCGGCGAGGCCACGCACTCTTTTCTGATCAAAGAATGTCCGCCTGAAAAAGAGCTGGAGCTTTTTAAAGTCTGGCTTTACAACGGACAGGAGGGTGTGCCGCCCGATGTATTGGAAAATTTTCGGGTAGTGGCCACGAGCGATATCGACAAACTGGTTTATGCAAAAATTGGTGGCGTGCTCGCCTGGCGTGATACTCAAGGCAATCTTCGTAATAAGCTCAAATACATTCTTGCTTCGAGCATTAATGTGGTTGAGGAAAACCCGCCTTTCGGTTGGGTAAACACCGGCGGCCTTGGCCAGATCACGCCGTTGAACAGCAAGCATTATGTGTATAACTCGAAAGAGTTTACCGAGTGCGATCCGGACGATTTCAATGTGATGATCATTGTGCAGAAGGATGGCCAGCCCGTGGCCGGAGTGACTATGAACGTCTACATTCCGGTGATTCTCGGGGGGGACGGCGATCATCTGCTTACCTTCAACTCGGACGGATCGGTCACGGCCAAATATGTGGGTAAAGGGAATGGCGATTATGTCACTGGGCAATGCCATTCTTTCGACTACTGGTATTATCGTTGGGGTGGCAAGGGCAATCTGTTGGAAAACAGCTTACTTTGCTGGGATAACAAAACCCTTCCTACACGGCCTGTGGTATTTGAGTTGTTTGCACCGCAGGGTCAGGTTTTTGCCATTAATGGCCAGCCCAAATATACCCGCTCTATTCGGTTTGATTTGAAGACCCCTGGCATGGATGCCGAGGGTCATGTCAATATCATCCCCAATTTCCCGGAATGGTATACCGATTGGGTGTTTGAGTTGGTCGGCGCGGCACAATTTGCTGCCAATCCAATCACTTTTGCGGGGGCACCAGAACGTCTTGTTTTTGAACAAGGTACGCCAGCTTTTCCTGGTGAGGATTGGAACAATGCCGTTGATTTGGATCATGACGGCTGGGATGGAACGGTTACTGCCAAGGGGCCGGCCAATAATCCCGCTGGACCGGCTTGGGCCACCTTCAGTTTTGCCGATGGTAAACCCCGGGGTATTACCGGCATTTATATGCAAACGGCTGGACCCGGTCTCAGTAACGAGAGACAAGCTGCCAAGTTTGATATTTACGGCAGCTTGGATGGTGTTAATTACACTCGGCTGCTGAGGCAAACACGTGAGTGGGGTGGCGCATTGCGCAATTTTAATGTTGCCCCTATGAACGTGCGCTATGTGAAGCTGGTGCTTAATACGCCGCAATATACCAGCGGCAACTGGCGCCAGCTCGTGGAATTTGGTGTGGTTTTTGGACAGGTGCCTTCTTATGCCAGGACCACTGGAGAAGACGAGTTGGAAATCGCAGCGGCCCCAGCCGAATTTCAACTGGAACAAAACTATCCCAATCCGTTTAATCCAGTCACTTCGTTGCGTTATCAGTTGTCGCAGGATGTACACGTGACGCTGGCGATATTCGATATCTCCGGTCAGCAAGTGGCGCGGCTGGTGGATGGAAATCAGGCGGCGGGATGGCATAACGTCAGATGGGATGCCGCGGGCATGCCAAGCGGCGTATATTTTGCCCGCATCGTCGCCGGCGAGTTCTCCGACGTGAAACGGATGATGCTACTCAAATAA
- a CDS encoding HIT family protein, whose protein sequence is MPECIFCKIIKGEIPSDKIYEDDLVLVFLDISPINKGHALAVPKEHYENLLETPEELAGKMMAVVKKVAKAIKIITNAEGINIGINNGLAAGQSVFHAHIHVIPRYLNDGYKLWGSDKIYGPGESQILAEKIKSEIN, encoded by the coding sequence ATGCCAGAATGTATTTTTTGTAAAATTATCAAAGGTGAGATACCATCTGATAAAATATATGAAGATGACTTGGTTTTGGTTTTTTTAGATATTAGTCCGATAAATAAGGGCCATGCTTTGGCGGTGCCCAAAGAACATTATGAAAATTTGTTGGAGACACCAGAGGAATTAGCCGGAAAAATGATGGCAGTCGTGAAAAAGGTGGCTAAGGCAATAAAAATTATCACGAACGCTGAGGGTATAAATATCGGTATAAATAATGGTTTGGCTGCTGGACAATCTGTATTTCATGCCCATATTCATGTGATACCTAGATATCTGAATGATGGTTATAAATTGTGGGGCAGCGATAAGATTTATGGTCCAGGTGAGAGCCAGATTTTGGCGGAAAAAATTAAAAGTGAAATAAATTAA
- a CDS encoding AAA family ATPase, giving the protein MKIVVIGSHGTGKTTLTRGIYNYLKEDSKMKVCVTGAHGTGKTTLSMFLSGRIKWRYLPESPMQAVVRGFDINENTSLATEWWIIAKQLEMELLTPEPWVSDKCLIDILAYARYLFRKNKAFLRAVDLLKEHINYDLVFYLPSGEFPIADDGFRSLDPAFQREIDRIIIKIMRELNIKYHRLVGNPEQRFMEAKRIIDKRLSV; this is encoded by the coding sequence ATGAAGATAGTAGTTATAGGTTCTCATGGAACAGGAAAAACAACATTAACAAGAGGTATTTATAATTATTTAAAGGAGGATAGCAAGATGAAGGTTTGTGTAACTGGTGCTCATGGAACTGGCAAGACGACCCTATCAATGTTTTTGTCTGGTAGGATAAAATGGAGATATTTGCCAGAATCTCCAATGCAAGCGGTGGTGAGGGGATTCGATATAAACGAAAATACATCGCTTGCGACTGAGTGGTGGATTATTGCCAAACAACTGGAAATGGAACTTTTAACCCCAGAGCCTTGGGTATCTGATAAATGCTTGATTGATATATTGGCATACGCCAGATATCTATTTCGCAAAAACAAGGCTTTTCTCCGAGCAGTGGATTTATTGAAAGAACACATTAATTATGATTTGGTATTTTATCTGCCAAGTGGTGAGTTCCCCATTGCTGATGACGGCTTCCGGTCACTTGACCCGGCATTCCAGAGGGAGATTGACAGGATTATAATAAAAATAATGCGGGAGCTAAATATAAAGTATCATCGATTAGTGGGTAACCCGGAGCAAAGATTTATGGAGGCAAAAAGAATAATTGATAAAAGACTCAGTGTTTAA